The Anabaena sp. PCC 7108 region CTTCTACATAGAAAAAGTCTACTCTCGCTAAACCAGCAGCGTCAACGGCTGCAAAGGCTTGTAATGCCATTTCTTGAATTTGCTCGACAATTGCTTTTGGAAGATGTGCAGGAATGAATAAATCGGCTTTACCTTCGGTATATTTAGTTTCGTAATCGTAAAAATCACTATCAAAAGTAATTTCGCCAATTACAGAAGCTTTGGGATTATCGTTCCCTAAAACGGCGCATTCTACTTCTCTGGCTACAACTCCGGCTTCTACTATAATCCGTCTATCATAAGTGGCGGCATTATCTAAGGCGGCTTCTAATTCTCGGCGCGATCGCACTTTGGTAATTCCCACCGATGAACCTAGGTTAGCAGGTTTGACAAAACAGGGATAGTCCAATGTTGCTTCAATTTCATCACAGAGTTTGGGAAACACACAAGAATTTGACCAAACTTGCGCTCTCGTTATGGCTTTATATTTTACTTGTGGTAGTCCCGCTTGGGCAAAAGCGGTTTTCATGCCGATTTTATCCATTCCCGTAGCTGAACCTAACACCCCAGAACCCACAAAAGGCTTTTGCATTAAGGTGAGTAAGCCTTGAATTGTACCATCTTCACCATTGGGTCCGTGGAGAATGGGAAACCACAGATCAATTTCTGCCGTTTGTGGTGGAAATTGCCATAAATTAAGTGTAACGGCGGGATTTTCCATAGCCACACCAGATGTTAAAACTTGCTGTGCAGTTTCCCCAGCTTGCCAAAAGCCATCTTTTTGAATGTAGAAAGGCAGAATTTCGTACTTATTACTATTTTCTTCTGCACTTAAGGCTTTAGCGATCGCTCGTGCTGAAATTATTGAAACTTCATGTTCTCCAGAACGTCCACCAAACAGCAAGCCCACCCGCAGCTTAGTCATCTTCTCTACCTCGATACTTCTAAAGCAGATAGCGTACCATAAGATATCCAACTTCTTAGATAAATGCTTCTTTAAGCTGGGTGACAACATAGGCCAGTTTAAAGTCAAGGCTTTATTTGAGCTATCAATTCATGGTCAAATTTTTGACATTACTAAACTTTATGACTATGATTTTTTCTCATAAATGATTTAAGATGGCTATATATAGAATTAATATTTGATTTTTAAAATATACGTAGGGTGGGCAATGCCCACCTAAGACTGGTTTTGGTGGGCTTAAAAATTTTCAAATATCAAATATGATTCCTATAGTTGGCAGTAATATTTAAAGAAGATTGAAAAAATGGCAGACAATGCCGAGAATAATCTACCCCACTTTAATAACGCCGCCTTTGATATTGTGGCCATGGCAGCATCCGCAGGTGGGTTAAATGCTTTGAGTGCCGTACTATCGACATTACCCGCAGATTTTACAGCTGCGATCGCTATTGTGCAACATCTCGCTCCCCGTCATCCTTCACTCATGGCTGATATTCTGGATCGACGTACCGCGTTGCAAGTCAAGCAAGCAGAAGAAGGAGATCAGCTTACCCCAAGAACAGTTTATCTTGCTCCTCCCGACCACCACCTGCTAGTTAACTGTGACGGCACACTTTCTTTATCACAGTCAGAATTGGTACACTTCTTGCGTCCCTCGGCTGATTTATTATTTGAATCAGTTGCAGATAGTTACAAAAACCGTGCCATTGCTGTTGTCTTAACTGGTACTGGTAATGATGGAACGATGGGAGTACAAGCAGTGAAAAAAAAGGGGGGTACTGTCATTGTTCAAGATGAAAACACGGCTGAATTTTTTGGAATGCCAGGCTCGGCCATTGAAAGTGGTAATGTGGATTTTATATTGCCCTTAAATGAAATCTCACCAGCCCTGGTGAGTTTGGTTATGCATGGTGTTTAAATAAAAAAAATAAACCAAGAGGATGAATCTACCACAATCAAATTTATCCGCTGACTGGTAATGATTTATGTACTGATGGATTGACTGCGGATGTTTTTATGAATTACATAGAAAAAGATCCTGAATTTGAAAATCTACTTATATATTTGCGGCAAAATCGGGGCTTTGATTTCACCGGTTACAAGTATTCGACTTTGATGCGACGTGTATGCAAGCGAATGCAATCATTGAATTTAGAAGACTTTGGAAGTTACTTAGACTATTTAGAAGTACATCCAGAGGAATTCAATTATTTGTTTAATATTATCTTAATCAATGTCACCAGTTTTTTTCGCGATCCCTTAGCTTGGGAAGCCATAGTTGAGAAAGTTTTGCCTAATATCATCCAAGGCCAGAAAAAAACTGACAAAATTAGGATTTGGAGTGCAGGTTGTGCTTCTGGTGAAGAAGCTTACACCATCGCCATGCTGATGACGGAAATGTTGGGGTTCGAGGAATTTCGCCATCGAGTCAAAATCTATGCTACTGATGTAGATGAAGAAGCTCTCAACCAAGGGCGGCAAGCTACATATTCAGCTAAAGATATCCATCTAGTACCACAGCACCTACAGAAAAAATATTTTGAAGTCATCAATAATCGTTATGTCTTTCAGCAAGATTTACGCCGGACTGTAATTTTTGGTCGTCATGACTTGCTGCAAGATGCCCCAATTTCTCGCTTAGACCTGTTGGTTTGTCGCAACACTTTGATGTATTTTAATTCGGAAACTCAGGGGCGGATTCTGAGAGGGTTTCATTTTGCCTTGAAAGACACAGGTTATCTGTTTTTGGGTAAAGCGGAAATGTTGTTGATGTATCCTAATCTGTTTACACCTTTAGACTTAAAGAACCGTATTTTTACTAAAGCATCACAACCTAATCTGCGTGATCGTCCCTTATTTATGGCCAATTCGGGACAAGAGGAATCGAGCTATTTTTTATCTAAGCAAGTGCGTCTGCGGGATTTAGCTTTTGATGCTACACCCATCGCTCAAATAGTCGTTGATACTGATAATAGATTAGTGATGTTCAACGAACAGTCCAAGATTTTATTCAATCTCTCAAATAAAGATTTAAATTGCCCTTTTCAAGATTTGGAAATATCTTACCGTCCCCTAGAATTGCGATCGCT contains the following coding sequences:
- a CDS encoding D-alanine--D-alanine ligase family protein translates to MTKLRVGLLFGGRSGEHEVSIISARAIAKALSAEENSNKYEILPFYIQKDGFWQAGETAQQVLTSGVAMENPAVTLNLWQFPPQTAEIDLWFPILHGPNGEDGTIQGLLTLMQKPFVGSGVLGSATGMDKIGMKTAFAQAGLPQVKYKAITRAQVWSNSCVFPKLCDEIEATLDYPCFVKPANLGSSVGITKVRSRRELEAALDNAATYDRRIIVEAGVVAREVECAVLGNDNPKASVIGEITFDSDFYDYETKYTEGKADLFIPAHLPKAIVEQIQEMALQAFAAVDAAGLARVDFFYVEATGEILINEINTLPGFTATSMYPQLWANTGILFPQLVDQLIQLAIERHSTAKI
- a CDS encoding chemotaxis protein CheB — its product is MADNAENNLPHFNNAAFDIVAMAASAGGLNALSAVLSTLPADFTAAIAIVQHLAPRHPSLMADILDRRTALQVKQAEEGDQLTPRTVYLAPPDHHLLVNCDGTLSLSQSELVHFLRPSADLLFESVADSYKNRAIAVVLTGTGNDGTMGVQAVKKKGGTVIVQDENTAEFFGMPGSAIESGNVDFILPLNEISPALVSLVMHGV
- a CDS encoding CheR family methyltransferase, giving the protein MNYIEKDPEFENLLIYLRQNRGFDFTGYKYSTLMRRVCKRMQSLNLEDFGSYLDYLEVHPEEFNYLFNIILINVTSFFRDPLAWEAIVEKVLPNIIQGQKKTDKIRIWSAGCASGEEAYTIAMLMTEMLGFEEFRHRVKIYATDVDEEALNQGRQATYSAKDIHLVPQHLQKKYFEVINNRYVFQQDLRRTVIFGRHDLLQDAPISRLDLLVCRNTLMYFNSETQGRILRGFHFALKDTGYLFLGKAEMLLMYPNLFTPLDLKNRIFTKASQPNLRDRPLFMANSGQEESSYFLSKQVRLRDLAFDATPIAQIVVDTDNRLVMFNEQSKILFNLSNKDLNCPFQDLEISYRPLELRSLIEQVYNERHFVFVPNVTRYLSNTEIQSLDVRVKPLLDTNDIILGVSITFDDVTSYIHLQEELQRSKQEQETTNEELQSTNEELETTNEELQSTNEELETTNEELQSTNEELETMNEEVNSTNEELQSINDALNQKTRELNKTNVVLVSILRSLQTGILVIDQNFTILVWNHFLEDMWGLRTDEVLGHSLFSLDIGLPIEQLRSPILDTLSNKQGFQEMVLNALNRRGRQIRCYVSITPMLGTDMKGAVLMIADVEAVNSMMSSEDIEERRQQNQ